From Cricetulus griseus strain 17A/GY chromosome 1 unlocalized genomic scaffold, alternate assembly CriGri-PICRH-1.0 chr1_0, whole genome shotgun sequence, a single genomic window includes:
- the Ptn gene encoding pleiotrophin gives MSSQQYQQQRRKFAAAFLAFIFILAAVDTAEAGKKEKPEKKVKKSDCGEWQWSVCVPTSGDCGLGTREGTRTGAECKQTMKTQRCKIPCNWKKQFGAECKYQFQAWGECDLNTALKTRTGSLKRALHNADCQKTVTISKPCGKLTKPKPQVCVRIVLSGLYLISVPCSLLYTTVRTLYASQAKHPNFRRQMNGT, from the exons ATGTCATCCCAACAGTACCAGCAGCAACGTCGAAAATTTGCAGCTGCTTTCTTGGCATTCATTTTCATCTTGGCAGCTGTGGACACTGCTGAggctgggaagaaagagaaacccG aaaaaaaggtgaaaaaatCTGACTGTGGAGAATGgcagtggagtgtgtgtgtgcccaccagCGGGGACTGTGGACTGGGCACCCGGGAGGGCACTCGCACTGGTGCTGAGTGCAAGCAAACCATGAAGACCCAGAGATGTAAGATCCCTTGCAACTGGAAGAAGCAGTTTGGAG CTGAGTGCAAATACCAGTTCCAGGCTTGGGGAGAATGTGACCTGAATACTGCCTTGAAGACCAGGACTGGAAGTCTGAAACGAGCTCTTCACAATGCTGACTGCCAGAAGACAGTCACCATCTCCAAGCCCTGTGGCAAACTCACCAAGCCCAAGCCTCAAG TCTGTGTGAGAATCGTCCTGTCTGGACTTTACCTGATTAGTGTTCCTTGTTCATTGCTCTACACCACTGTTCGTACGCTCTACGCCAGTCAAGCCAAACATCCAAATTTCAGGAGACAGATGAATGGGACATGA